One genomic segment of Burkholderia pyrrocinia includes these proteins:
- a CDS encoding capsule biosynthesis protein, with the protein MPRSFLVLQGTASLFFYRLSRALRDKGFAVYRVNFCGGDLLYGGAGTVLNYSGGVGNLPQWYDDIVRRERITDVIMFGDCRDIHREMLAVSTAHGLRVHVFEEGYIRPHWITLEHHGVNGRSLLPRDPAWYLEQRSVTPPARQWQATGYNLYERAFHDITYRFANTLCWPRFPRYRSHRPKNGFLEYSGLAVRMLLQRKHRREAEMVTRELLDSGHTYYLFPLQLNSDAQIVVHSSFDGIRAAISHVLESFARYAPRDALLVIKNHPLDTGLIEYRNFSLKIARAAGMEDRIRFIDAGHLPTLLEHARGVVVINSTVGLSALHHKRPLVALGSAIYNFSGLTWQGDLDDFWLGGVPPDMDLYHAFLDYVMHHTQINGDFYTRTGIAMAISGAVARLEHADD; encoded by the coding sequence ATGCCGCGCTCGTTTCTCGTGCTGCAAGGCACTGCTTCGCTTTTTTTCTATCGCCTCTCACGCGCGCTCCGGGACAAGGGGTTTGCCGTCTATCGCGTCAATTTTTGCGGTGGCGACTTGCTGTATGGTGGGGCAGGGACTGTTTTGAATTATAGCGGCGGGGTTGGGAATTTGCCGCAATGGTATGACGATATTGTGCGGCGAGAAAGGATCACCGACGTCATCATGTTTGGCGACTGCCGCGACATACATCGCGAGATGCTGGCAGTCTCGACGGCGCATGGCCTGCGTGTTCACGTATTCGAAGAAGGTTACATTCGACCGCACTGGATAACGCTGGAGCACCACGGCGTCAACGGGCGCTCGTTGCTGCCGCGCGACCCCGCATGGTATCTGGAGCAACGCAGCGTGACGCCGCCCGCCAGGCAGTGGCAGGCCACGGGCTATAACCTGTACGAGCGTGCGTTCCATGACATCACGTATCGTTTTGCGAACACGCTATGCTGGCCGCGGTTTCCGAGGTATCGCAGCCACCGACCGAAGAACGGATTTCTCGAGTACTCGGGGCTCGCCGTTCGCATGCTTCTGCAGCGTAAGCACCGACGTGAAGCAGAGATGGTCACGCGGGAATTGCTCGACAGCGGACATACCTACTACCTGTTTCCGCTGCAATTGAATTCGGATGCACAAATCGTCGTGCATTCGTCTTTCGATGGAATTCGAGCGGCGATCAGCCATGTTTTGGAGTCTTTTGCACGATACGCGCCGCGAGATGCGCTGTTGGTCATCAAAAATCACCCGCTGGATACAGGGCTGATCGAATATCGCAATTTTTCGCTTAAAATTGCGCGTGCCGCGGGCATGGAAGATCGGATCCGTTTCATCGATGCCGGCCATCTTCCGACGTTGCTTGAACACGCACGCGGGGTCGTGGTGATCAATAGCACGGTCGGTTTGTCTGCGTTGCATCACAAACGGCCGCTGGTTGCGCTTGGCTCGGCTATCTACAATTTCAGTGGCCTGACCTGGCAAGGTGATCTCGATGACTTTTGGCTTGGAGGCGTGCCGCCTGATATGGATCTCTATCACGCGTTCCTCGACTACGTGATGCATCACACCCAGATCAACGGCGATTTCTATACTCGGACCGGTATCGCGATGGCCATTTCGGGCGCGGTTGCACGGCTAGAGCATGCGGATGACTAG
- a CDS encoding LTA synthase family protein — MTGTIWLTFAIAAGVSFLPDRIAVPRVQLRRRVDALLLHVLAVVFLASLMLLVTARPIFSSAVAVALVGLVAVVSNAKYESLREPFVFTDLSLFSQLFSHPRLYLPFLSAGKVVAIGVGIVLVIAGYLAEAPVTPRPTLAASVVMVLTFLLARYAAARLPLALDAEKDQRRHGFFAVFIAYLLNGMRPATFEAFRRAVEAGPFVTGTPGQCPDVVVIQSESLFDVRRISPAIAPAVLAHFDRARSEAVCHGELSVPAWGANTMRTEFAMLTGLPFEQLGYARFYPYAFVRRACASIANWFGRGGYDTLAIHPYYADFFGRNRVFPLLGFNTFIDIEHFADAPRAGPYVSDAAVLDAVIAALESERDKPRFIFAMTMENHGPLHLEQVLPGESTSRHTLGEDACWRDLTAYLRHIENADAMIGRLLDHLRTSDRETVVCFYGDHVPALPHVFDKLDVNPQHSDYFIWRNYGAVAPECRNLAAEELGAVLLRVVKDDGNRAEEPCASEKAT; from the coding sequence TTGACGGGCACAATCTGGCTCACGTTCGCCATTGCGGCCGGCGTGTCGTTCCTGCCGGACCGCATCGCCGTCCCGCGCGTACAGTTGCGGCGTCGCGTCGATGCGCTGCTTCTGCACGTGCTTGCCGTCGTGTTCCTCGCGTCGCTGATGTTGCTTGTCACCGCGCGTCCGATCTTCTCTTCGGCCGTCGCGGTGGCGCTGGTCGGGCTCGTCGCGGTCGTCAGCAACGCCAAATACGAATCCCTGCGCGAGCCGTTTGTTTTCACCGATCTCAGCCTCTTCAGCCAGCTTTTCTCGCATCCGCGGCTCTATCTGCCGTTCCTGAGCGCGGGCAAGGTCGTCGCGATCGGCGTGGGCATCGTGCTTGTCATCGCGGGCTATCTCGCCGAGGCGCCTGTCACACCGCGTCCGACACTCGCGGCGTCGGTTGTCATGGTGTTGACATTCTTACTGGCTAGGTACGCTGCAGCACGCCTGCCGCTGGCGCTCGACGCCGAGAAGGATCAGCGCCGTCACGGTTTTTTCGCTGTCTTCATCGCATACTTGCTGAACGGCATGCGCCCCGCGACGTTCGAAGCGTTCCGGCGCGCGGTCGAAGCGGGACCGTTCGTAACCGGCACGCCGGGGCAGTGCCCGGACGTCGTCGTGATCCAGAGTGAATCGTTGTTCGACGTGCGGCGCATTTCACCGGCGATCGCGCCCGCCGTGCTTGCCCATTTTGATCGGGCGAGAAGCGAAGCGGTCTGTCACGGTGAGCTTTCTGTACCGGCATGGGGCGCAAACACGATGCGCACCGAATTCGCGATGCTGACTGGCCTGCCGTTCGAGCAACTCGGTTATGCGCGCTTTTATCCGTATGCATTCGTGCGCCGTGCATGCGCATCGATCGCGAACTGGTTCGGGCGTGGCGGTTACGACACGCTGGCGATTCACCCGTACTATGCCGATTTCTTTGGCCGCAACCGTGTCTTTCCGTTGCTCGGATTCAACACATTCATCGACATCGAACACTTTGCCGACGCGCCGCGCGCCGGTCCGTATGTCTCTGACGCAGCAGTGCTGGATGCCGTGATCGCCGCGCTGGAAAGCGAGCGGGACAAACCGCGCTTCATCTTCGCGATGACGATGGAAAACCACGGCCCACTGCACCTCGAGCAGGTTTTACCCGGAGAATCGACTTCACGGCATACTCTTGGCGAGGATGCGTGCTGGCGCGACCTGACAGCGTATTTGCGGCACATTGAAAATGCGGACGCAATGATTGGGCGATTACTCGATCATTTGCGTACCAGCGATCGTGAAACGGTCGTTTGCTTCTACGGCGACCACGTTCCCGCTCTGCCTCATGTGTTCGATAAACTGGACGTAAATCCGCAACACAGCGACTACTTCATTTGGCGGAATTACGGCGCAGTTGCTCCCGAATGCCGGAACTTGGCGGCCGAGGAGTTAGGGGCGGTACTGCTGCGTGTGGTAAAAGATGACGGAAATCGTGCGGAAGAGCCGTGCGCATCCGAGAAAGCGACATAA
- a CDS encoding SDR family NAD(P)-dependent oxidoreductase produces the protein MTRASVRHVVVTGASSGIGRSLALAYAQADAVLGIVGRNEAQLESTAAACRARGAKVIVGIVDVRESDPIRAWLHRFDDQYPIDLLIANAGVASTLSSASDWEDLDRITTVVDTNFYGAMHTVLPVVERMRTRKHGRIAAVSSLAALRGMAISPAYCASKSAIKAYADSVRPLLKRDGVGVSVILPGFVKTSMSDVFPGDKPFMWTADQAAAYIRRKLDVGRAEIAFPGLLAFGMRILTLLPITLADAILDKLSYLPGKEDVN, from the coding sequence ATGACTAGGGCGTCGGTCCGGCACGTCGTTGTCACTGGTGCAAGCTCGGGCATCGGCCGCTCTCTTGCGCTCGCGTACGCGCAAGCCGATGCCGTACTCGGCATCGTTGGCCGGAACGAAGCACAACTCGAATCGACCGCGGCGGCTTGCCGCGCGCGCGGCGCGAAAGTAATCGTCGGCATCGTCGACGTCCGGGAGTCCGATCCGATTCGCGCGTGGCTGCATCGTTTCGACGATCAGTATCCGATCGACCTGCTCATCGCCAACGCCGGCGTCGCGAGCACGCTGTCCTCCGCATCCGACTGGGAAGACCTCGACCGTATCACTACCGTCGTCGACACGAATTTCTACGGTGCGATGCACACGGTCCTCCCGGTTGTCGAGCGCATGCGCACCCGCAAGCATGGTCGCATCGCCGCAGTCAGCTCTCTGGCTGCCCTTCGCGGCATGGCTATCTCGCCCGCGTACTGCGCGAGTAAATCGGCGATCAAGGCCTACGCCGATTCGGTGCGTCCGCTTCTGAAGCGCGATGGTGTCGGTGTCTCGGTCATCCTTCCCGGCTTCGTCAAAACGTCGATGAGCGATGTTTTCCCCGGCGACAAGCCGTTCATGTGGACTGCCGATCAGGCTGCCGCATACATTCGCAGAAAGCTCGATGTCGGGCGCGCGGAAATCGCGTTCCCGGGTCTGCTTGCATTCGGCATGCGCATCCTGACCTTGTTGCCCATCACGCTGGCCGATGCGATCCTCGACAAGCTTTCGTATCTGCCCGGCAAGGAAGACGTAAATTGA